GCGCGCCCGGTGGCGTCCCATCAGGACGATCCGGTCGGCGCCGAGGCGCTTCGCGGCGAGGACGGCGGAGAGGCCGACCGCGCCGTCGCCGATCACGGTGACGTTCTGGCCCTGGCTCACCCGCGCCTTCACCGCGGCGTGGTGGCCGGTGGAGAACACGTCCGAAAGCGTCAGCATCGACGCGAGCAGGTCATCGTCTTCGGTGTGCGGCAGCTTGACGAGCGTGCCGTCGGCCTGCGGCACCCGCACGGCCTCGCCCTGGCCACCGTCGACGCCCTTCGCACCCCAGCCACCGCCGTGCAGGCAAGACGTCTGGAGCCCTTCGCGGCAGAACTCGCAGGTGTTGTCGGACCAGACGAACGGCGCGACCGCGAGGTCGCCCTTCTTGACGCTGGTGACCTCGGCGCCGGTTTCCTCGACGACGCCGAGGAACTCGTGTCCGATGCGGCGCCCGCGTTCGCTCGGCTTCATGTCGGCGTACGGCCAGAGGTCGCTCCCGCAGATGCAGGACCGCACCACTCGCAGGACGACGTCGGTCGGCTCGACCAGCTTCGGATCGGGGACGGTTTCCACCCGGACGTCGCCGGCGCCGTAGATGACTGTCGCTCGCATGCAATGCCTTCCCGTGGAGGTTCGTGACAAACGTCGGGGTACGGCGGCGGTGTCGCGCCTAGATTCTCCGTCATGACCAGGCCGATCGCAGCCCGCAACCCGTTCGGGGCACTCGCCACGGGACCACGCCGCCCCGTGCTGACGGCCGCGGTGTTCGCCGTGACGCTGGCGTGCGGGATCGCGCAGCTGGCGCACCGGCCACTGTACGACGCGGTCGTCCGCGACGCGGCCCGCATCGACGCGGGCGAGTGGTACCGCCTGGTCACGGGCATGTTCTTCCAGGACGGGTGGGTGTTCGGCCTGGTATCCAACCTGCTCTGGCTGGCGGTGTTCGGCACGCTCGCCGAGCGCGTCTTCGGCCGCGCGAAGTGGCTGCTGCTC
This window of the Amycolatopsis balhimycina FH 1894 genome carries:
- a CDS encoding rhomboid family intramembrane serine protease, yielding MTRPIAARNPFGALATGPRRPVLTAAVFAVTLACGIAQLAHRPLYDAVVRDAARIDAGEWYRLVTGMFFQDGWVFGLVSNLLWLAVFGTLAERVFGRAKWLLLYFGCGLFGQFMSYVWLNPVGAGNSMCVVGLIGALAAVVMVASRRYGVVPPVQFRIMAFAVPVLAVIDTVVHDNHGLPALLGLALGFLLLPAPVKVAQQ
- a CDS encoding zinc-dependent alcohol dehydrogenase family protein; this encodes MRATVIYGAGDVRVETVPDPKLVEPTDVVLRVVRSCICGSDLWPYADMKPSERGRRIGHEFLGVVEETGAEVTSVKKGDLAVAPFVWSDNTCEFCREGLQTSCLHGGGWGAKGVDGGQGEAVRVPQADGTLVKLPHTEDDDLLASMLTLSDVFSTGHHAAVKARVSQGQNVTVIGDGAVGLSAVLAAKRLGADRIVLMGRHRARTDLGREFGATDVVAERGDEGIERVRELTNGRGTHAVLECVGTKGAFEMGIGVVRAGGAVSRVGLPQYEDGPIGVGVFRRNITVTGGVAPARHYIPELLPDVLDGKYQPGKVFDRTIDVEGVPDGYRAMADREALKVLIKP